In Anaeromyxobacter sp., the following proteins share a genomic window:
- a CDS encoding response regulator, whose translation MRALVVDDSTPARLHVGRMLADLGFEVFEAGHGVEARGVLASLGPVELVILDWNMPVMDGLEFLKMLRADRAYDQVLVVMATGNSDVSSIGTALAAGASEYVMKPFTAEDLVGKLSILGFEFPGAPA comes from the coding sequence ATGCGCGCCCTGGTGGTGGACGACTCCACGCCGGCCCGGCTGCACGTGGGCCGCATGCTGGCCGACCTGGGCTTCGAGGTCTTCGAGGCCGGCCACGGCGTCGAGGCGCGCGGCGTGCTGGCCTCGCTGGGGCCCGTCGAGCTGGTCATCCTCGACTGGAACATGCCGGTGATGGACGGCCTGGAGTTCCTGAAGATGCTGCGGGCCGACCGGGCCTACGACCAGGTGCTGGTGGTGATGGCCACCGGCAACTCGGACGTCTCCAGCATCGGCACGGCGCTGGCCGCCGGCGCCAGCGAGTACGTCATGAAGCCCTTCACCGCCGAGGACCTGGTGGGCAAGCTCTCCATCCTGGGCTTCGAGTTCCCCGGGGCGCCGGCATGA
- a CDS encoding glutamate-5-semialdehyde dehydrogenase — MTTPAETLPAAMRALAEAARDAARDLSRAPSAAKDRALRAAARAIVAHQPQILAANRADLEAARAAGQNAAYLDRLALDGPRLAGIAAALEAVAALPDPVGEVTDSWRRPNGLSVKRVRIPLGVVLMVYEARPNVAAEAAALCVKSGNAVILRPGSDALRSSLALVAAFGEGLAAAGLPAASAQVVPTPDREATYALLQLDDLIDLAIPRGGPSLIRAVSERSRVPVVKHFQGVNHLFLDATAEAGQAVALAMNGKVQRPGVCNALECLLVHRDAAQALLPAVGIALSQAGVELRCDPTALTILGRAGVPAVQARPDDYGFEFLDLILAVRVVPDLDAALDHIARYGSLHTESILTRDLQAARRFEREVTASAVIINASTRFNDGGELGLGAEIGISTSKLHAFGPMGLAELTTRKFVVEGDGQVRG, encoded by the coding sequence ATGACCACCCCCGCCGAGACGCTGCCCGCCGCCATGCGGGCCCTGGCCGAGGCCGCCCGCGACGCGGCCCGCGACCTCTCCCGCGCCCCCAGCGCCGCGAAGGACCGCGCCCTGCGCGCCGCGGCCCGGGCCATCGTGGCGCACCAGCCGCAGATCCTGGCCGCCAACCGCGCCGATCTCGAGGCCGCCCGGGCGGCCGGGCAGAACGCCGCCTACCTGGACCGCCTGGCCCTGGACGGCCCGCGCCTGGCCGGCATCGCCGCCGCGCTCGAGGCGGTGGCCGCCCTGCCCGACCCGGTGGGCGAGGTCACCGACTCCTGGCGCCGCCCCAACGGCCTCTCCGTCAAGCGGGTGCGCATCCCCCTGGGCGTGGTGCTGATGGTCTACGAGGCCCGCCCCAACGTGGCGGCCGAGGCGGCCGCGCTGTGCGTGAAGAGCGGCAACGCGGTCATCCTCCGGCCCGGCTCCGACGCGCTGCGCTCCTCGCTGGCCCTGGTGGCCGCCTTCGGCGAGGGGCTGGCCGCGGCCGGCCTGCCGGCGGCCTCGGCCCAGGTGGTGCCCACGCCCGACCGCGAGGCCACCTACGCCCTGCTGCAGCTCGACGACCTCATCGACCTGGCCATCCCGCGCGGCGGCCCCTCGCTCATCCGGGCGGTGTCGGAGCGCTCGCGGGTGCCGGTGGTGAAGCACTTCCAGGGCGTCAACCACCTCTTCCTGGACGCCACCGCCGAGGCGGGCCAGGCGGTGGCGCTGGCCATGAACGGCAAGGTGCAGCGGCCGGGCGTGTGCAACGCGCTGGAGTGCCTGCTGGTGCACCGCGACGCGGCCCAGGCGCTGCTGCCGGCGGTGGGCATCGCGCTCTCGCAGGCCGGCGTGGAGCTGCGCTGCGACCCCACCGCCCTCACCATCCTGGGGCGGGCCGGCGTGCCGGCCGTGCAGGCCAGGCCCGACGACTACGGCTTCGAGTTCCTGGACCTGATCCTGGCGGTGCGGGTGGTGCCGGACCTGGACGCGGCCCTCGACCACATCGCCCGCTACGGCTCGCTCCACACCGAGTCGATCCTGACGCGCGACCTGCAGGCGGCCCGGCGCTTCGAGCGCGAGGTCACGGCCAGCGCGGTGATCATCAACGCCTCCACGCGGTTCAACGACGGCGGCGAGCTGGGGCTGGGCGCCGAGATCGGCATCTCCACCAGCAAGCTCCACGCCTTCGGGCCCATGGGGCTGGCCGAGCTCACCACCCGGAAGTTCGTGGTGGAGGGCGACGGGCAGGTCCGCGGCTGA
- the rsfS gene encoding ribosome silencing factor — protein MATKKKGPAKTGSVTRGPKKGAPKKAGPKKVGFRPGGPGGKKGGKKKLPDRKLPRKHGARRKTPKSIGREAALPLAPAAPLAPDESRPKALLAARAGLEKKAEVVTVFDVRGLSSYAEYLVIMTTESDRQAAAVADAVDAAMKAAGHGKVAVEGYETGTWIIVDYGDVVAHVMGRDARTFWDLDGLWVDAPRFLVED, from the coding sequence ATGGCGACCAAGAAGAAGGGCCCGGCCAAGACGGGCAGCGTGACGCGCGGACCGAAGAAGGGCGCGCCCAAGAAGGCCGGCCCGAAGAAGGTGGGCTTCCGGCCCGGCGGCCCGGGCGGCAAGAAGGGCGGGAAGAAGAAGCTCCCCGACCGCAAGCTGCCGCGCAAGCACGGCGCGCGCCGCAAGACGCCCAAGTCCATCGGCCGCGAGGCGGCGCTCCCGCTGGCGCCGGCGGCGCCGCTGGCGCCGGACGAGTCGCGCCCCAAGGCGCTCTTGGCCGCCCGCGCCGGCCTGGAGAAGAAGGCCGAGGTGGTGACCGTCTTCGACGTGCGGGGGCTCTCCTCCTACGCCGAGTACCTGGTCATCATGACCACCGAGTCCGACCGCCAGGCCGCCGCGGTGGCGGACGCGGTGGACGCCGCCATGAAGGCGGCCGGCCACGGCAAGGTGGCGGTCGAGGGCTACGAGACCGGCACCTGGATCATCGTGGACTACGGCGACGTGGTGGCCCACGTCATGGGGCGCGACGCCCGGACGTTCTGGGACCTCGACGGCCTGTGGGTCGACGCCCCGCGCTTCCTCGTCGAGGACTGA
- a CDS encoding chemotaxis protein CheW has translation MAEPLLICTFTLAGQEFALPVSQIQEVVRHLTTTPVPLAPPAVRGLANLRGTVATSIDLRRRLGLPDRAVGAGEVTVVVRGDEGPVCLVVDDVGDVVEIDPDSLERAPETLRPAVRELVRGICRLHDHLILLLDTTRALEAGAPRAAAAAHATEEETP, from the coding sequence GTGGCTGAGCCCCTGCTGATCTGCACCTTCACCCTGGCCGGGCAGGAGTTCGCGCTGCCGGTCTCCCAGATCCAGGAGGTGGTGCGCCACCTCACCACCACCCCGGTGCCGCTGGCGCCGCCGGCGGTGCGCGGCCTGGCCAACCTGCGCGGCACGGTGGCCACCTCCATCGACCTGCGCCGCCGCCTCGGCCTGCCCGACCGCGCCGTCGGCGCCGGCGAGGTCACCGTGGTGGTGCGCGGCGACGAGGGCCCGGTCTGCCTGGTGGTGGACGACGTGGGCGACGTGGTGGAGATCGACCCCGACTCCCTGGAGCGCGCCCCCGAGACGCTGCGCCCGGCCGTGCGCGAGCTGGTGCGCGGCATCTGCAGGCTGCACGACCACCTGATCCTGCTGCTGGACACGACCCGGGCCCTGGAGGCCGGCGCCCCGCGCGCCGCCGCCGCGGCCCACGCCACCGAAGAGGAGACGCCATGA
- a CDS encoding chemotaxis protein CheA, with amino-acid sequence MAVLDRLMGLVGELVLARNQLLCHEEARDDPQLSETSQRIHLLTTGLQESVMKARMQPIDTVFQRLPRVARDAAQATGKQARLVTTGAETELDKTLLEAIKDPLTHVVRNAVDHGLEKPPARAAAGKPAEGTVSVRAFHDGGQVVVEVEDDGGGVNLERVRQKAVSSGLIGAEAAAALTEREVVELLFRPGFSTAEAVTQISGRGVGMDVVRTNVEKIGGSVELESYAGHGTTVRMRVPLTLVIVPSLIVSSGGERYAIPQASLVELVRISAEREAQLVVDVQGTKLLRLRGSLLPLVDLAAVLKTGAAARADDGARSVVILSAAGQRFGLVVDDVADTEETVVKPLGRQLQALGVFSGATVRGDGRVALVLDVLGLARRSGVLAEGAERARLEGEAASGPAAARRPYLVLRGRDDGRLAIPLDEVTRLEDLDAATVERLGGGEAVQYRGAILPLVRLSQALPERRRAARVPEAPAPAAGARLHVVVHQHQGRPVGLVVDSVLDVVEEAAALDTSRARAGVAGCAVIQGRITEVLDLGPVLAMGLAGGEEACRG; translated from the coding sequence GTGGCGGTGCTCGACCGGCTCATGGGCCTGGTGGGCGAGCTGGTGCTGGCCCGCAACCAGCTCCTCTGCCACGAGGAGGCGCGGGACGACCCCCAGCTCTCCGAGACCTCGCAGCGCATCCACCTGCTCACCACCGGCCTGCAGGAGTCGGTGATGAAGGCGCGGATGCAGCCCATCGACACGGTCTTCCAGCGGCTGCCGCGGGTGGCGCGCGACGCCGCCCAGGCCACCGGCAAGCAGGCCCGCCTGGTGACCACCGGCGCCGAGACCGAGCTCGACAAGACCCTGCTGGAGGCCATCAAGGACCCGCTCACCCACGTGGTGCGCAACGCGGTGGACCACGGCCTGGAGAAGCCGCCGGCCCGCGCCGCGGCCGGCAAGCCGGCCGAGGGCACCGTCTCGGTGCGCGCCTTCCACGACGGCGGCCAGGTGGTGGTGGAGGTGGAGGACGACGGCGGCGGCGTCAACCTGGAGCGGGTCCGCCAGAAGGCCGTCTCCTCGGGGCTGATCGGCGCCGAGGCGGCCGCCGCCCTGACCGAGCGCGAGGTGGTGGAGCTGCTCTTCCGCCCCGGCTTCTCCACCGCCGAGGCGGTCACCCAGATCTCCGGCCGCGGCGTGGGCATGGACGTGGTGCGCACCAACGTCGAGAAGATCGGCGGCTCGGTGGAGCTGGAGAGCTACGCCGGCCACGGCACCACCGTGCGCATGCGCGTGCCGCTCACCCTGGTGATCGTGCCGTCGCTGATCGTCTCCTCGGGCGGGGAGCGCTACGCCATCCCGCAGGCCAGCCTGGTGGAGCTGGTGCGGATCTCGGCGGAGCGCGAGGCCCAGCTGGTGGTGGACGTGCAGGGCACCAAGCTGCTGCGCCTGCGCGGCAGCCTGCTGCCGCTGGTGGACCTGGCGGCGGTGCTCAAGACCGGCGCGGCGGCGCGCGCCGACGACGGGGCGCGCTCGGTGGTGATCCTCTCGGCGGCCGGCCAGCGCTTCGGCCTGGTGGTGGACGACGTGGCCGACACCGAGGAGACGGTGGTGAAGCCGCTGGGCCGGCAGCTGCAGGCGCTGGGGGTCTTCTCCGGCGCCACGGTGCGCGGCGACGGCCGGGTGGCGCTGGTGCTCGACGTGCTCGGGCTGGCCCGGCGCAGCGGCGTGCTCGCCGAGGGCGCCGAGCGGGCCCGCCTGGAGGGCGAGGCGGCCTCCGGCCCGGCCGCGGCGCGCCGGCCCTACCTGGTGCTGCGCGGCCGCGACGACGGCCGCCTGGCCATCCCGCTCGACGAGGTCACCCGGCTCGAGGACCTGGACGCCGCCACGGTGGAGCGGCTGGGCGGCGGCGAGGCGGTGCAGTACCGCGGCGCCATCCTGCCCCTGGTGCGGCTCTCGCAGGCCCTGCCGGAGCGGCGCCGCGCCGCCCGGGTGCCGGAGGCGCCGGCCCCCGCCGCCGGGGCCCGCCTGCACGTGGTGGTGCACCAGCACCAGGGCCGCCCGGTGGGGCTGGTGGTGGACTCGGTGCTCGACGTGGTGGAGGAGGCGGCCGCCCTCGACACCAGCCGGGCCCGCGCCGGCGTGGCGGGCTGCGCCGTCATCCAGGGGCGCATCACCGAGGTGCTGGACCTCGGCCCGGTGCTGGCCATGGGCCTGGCCGGCGGCGAGGAGGCCTGCCGTGGCTGA
- a CDS encoding PAS domain S-box protein, producing the protein MPGAAPPTSGSSHDLRARAALQQRRLLLGAAGLIAPYYLVFGWAGIYPRRALLVGLLIPLVLALAGWRLPRAALAEARAWRLAITAGVSGLAVTTALLASGTACIGFHVIWALPILYGILAPHGLTANAAGAAVSTLGGLFLMVRDGHPASQVLQWAVLALAAAAFSLHRVVLNRRDRRAGLEQERRAGEQLATSEGRYRLLAEHSKDVTWTLDLRSQRFTYVSPAILRQRGYTVEEALRQTLADALTPESLARAGAVLARLGTPEEEDPHLGVYDQPCRDGSVKHVEISATAARDGQGRPVEVIGLSRDVTPRVRAERALRRSEERFRALIEKSTDMIVVFDLERRISFWSAGATEALGWTAAEMLGHTLLELELVHPDDVAIVAEVTRQVEAGGGPARTLSRHRHRDGTWRLVEGLGRDLRADPAVQGVVVNARDVTEQHRLAAQLQQAQKLESIGRLAGGVAHDFNNVLTVILACGEALRRDLAAGQAIDPEDLSELRAAGERARDLTRQLLAFARKQVIAPVPLDLNQVARGSEKLLRRVLGEDLELRLELHPELWTAVCDPGQLDQVLLNLAVNARDAMPEGGTLVIATSNATVGQEAAAGDPELHQGQWVRLEVRDSGTGMTPEAMAHLFEPFFTTKPQGAGTGLGLATVYGIVTQCGGHVHVHSRPGQGTTVLVCLPRAPAEAAARPGGPEAATHPVVGGSELLLVVEDDPLVRAVTVRALQRAGYRVLVAEAGDEALRLVAQAAEPPALAVTDVVMPGMGGREVAEALRQRRPGLPVLYVSGYARDTIGPRELAVPRTAFLQKPFSAAALLAQVRGLLDAPRVPVRE; encoded by the coding sequence TTGCCCGGCGCCGCCCCCCCCACCTCCGGCAGCTCGCACGACCTCCGGGCCCGGGCGGCGCTGCAGCAGCGGCGCCTGCTGCTGGGCGCGGCCGGGCTCATCGCCCCTTACTACCTGGTCTTCGGCTGGGCCGGGATCTACCCGCGCCGGGCGCTGCTGGTCGGGCTCCTCATCCCGCTGGTGCTGGCGCTGGCCGGCTGGCGCCTGCCGCGCGCCGCCCTGGCGGAGGCGCGGGCCTGGCGCCTGGCCATCACCGCCGGGGTCTCCGGCCTGGCGGTGACCACCGCCCTCCTCGCCAGCGGCACCGCCTGCATCGGCTTCCACGTCATCTGGGCCCTGCCGATCCTCTACGGCATCCTGGCGCCGCACGGGCTGACCGCCAACGCCGCCGGCGCCGCCGTCTCCACCCTGGGCGGGCTCTTCCTCATGGTCCGCGACGGCCACCCCGCCAGCCAGGTGCTGCAGTGGGCCGTGCTGGCCCTGGCCGCCGCCGCCTTCTCGCTCCACCGGGTGGTCCTCAACCGCCGCGACCGCCGCGCCGGCCTGGAGCAGGAGCGGCGGGCCGGCGAGCAGCTGGCCACCAGCGAGGGGCGCTACCGCCTGCTGGCCGAGCACTCCAAGGACGTCACCTGGACGCTCGACCTGCGCAGCCAGCGCTTCACCTACGTGAGCCCGGCCATCCTGCGCCAGCGCGGCTACACCGTGGAGGAGGCGCTGCGCCAGACCCTGGCCGACGCCCTCACGCCGGAGTCGCTGGCGCGGGCCGGTGCGGTCCTGGCCCGGCTGGGCACGCCCGAGGAGGAGGACCCCCACCTCGGCGTCTACGACCAGCCCTGCCGCGACGGCTCGGTCAAGCACGTGGAGATCAGCGCCACCGCCGCCCGCGACGGGCAGGGCCGGCCCGTCGAGGTGATCGGCCTCTCGCGCGACGTGACGCCGCGGGTCCGGGCCGAGCGGGCCCTGCGGCGCTCCGAGGAGCGCTTCCGCGCCCTCATCGAGAAGTCCACCGACATGATCGTGGTCTTCGACCTGGAGCGGCGCATCTCCTTCTGGAGCGCCGGGGCCACAGAGGCGCTGGGCTGGACCGCCGCGGAGATGCTGGGCCACACCCTGCTGGAGCTCGAGCTCGTCCACCCCGACGACGTGGCCATCGTGGCCGAGGTCACCCGGCAGGTGGAGGCCGGCGGCGGGCCGGCGCGGACCCTGAGCCGGCACCGGCACAGGGACGGCACCTGGCGCCTGGTGGAGGGGCTGGGGCGCGATCTGCGCGCCGACCCGGCCGTGCAGGGGGTGGTGGTCAACGCCCGCGACGTCACCGAGCAGCACCGCCTGGCGGCGCAGCTGCAGCAGGCCCAGAAGCTGGAGAGCATCGGCCGCCTGGCGGGCGGCGTGGCCCACGACTTCAACAACGTGCTGACCGTCATCCTGGCCTGCGGCGAGGCGCTGCGCCGCGACCTGGCCGCCGGCCAGGCCATCGACCCCGAGGACCTGTCGGAGCTGCGCGCCGCCGGCGAGCGGGCCCGCGACCTGACGCGCCAGCTGCTGGCCTTCGCCCGCAAGCAGGTCATCGCGCCGGTGCCGCTCGACCTCAACCAGGTGGCGCGCGGCAGCGAGAAGCTGCTGCGGCGGGTGCTGGGCGAGGACCTGGAGCTGCGCCTCGAGCTGCACCCGGAGCTCTGGACGGCGGTGTGCGACCCGGGCCAGCTCGACCAGGTGCTGCTCAACCTGGCGGTCAACGCCCGCGACGCCATGCCGGAGGGCGGCACGCTGGTCATCGCCACCAGCAACGCCACGGTGGGCCAGGAGGCGGCGGCCGGCGACCCCGAGCTGCACCAGGGGCAGTGGGTCCGGCTGGAGGTGCGGGACAGCGGCACCGGCATGACGCCCGAGGCCATGGCGCACCTCTTCGAGCCCTTCTTCACCACCAAGCCCCAGGGCGCCGGCACCGGCCTGGGGCTGGCCACGGTGTACGGCATCGTCACCCAGTGCGGAGGCCACGTGCACGTGCACAGCCGGCCTGGCCAGGGCACCACCGTGCTGGTCTGCCTGCCGCGCGCCCCCGCCGAGGCGGCGGCCCGGCCGGGCGGCCCGGAGGCGGCCACGCACCCCGTGGTGGGCGGCAGCGAGCTCCTGCTGGTGGTGGAGGACGACCCGCTGGTGCGCGCCGTGACGGTGCGGGCGCTGCAGCGCGCCGGCTACCGGGTGCTGGTGGCCGAGGCCGGCGACGAGGCGCTGCGGCTGGTGGCGCAGGCGGCCGAGCCGCCGGCGCTGGCGGTCACCGACGTGGTCATGCCCGGCATGGGCGGGCGCGAGGTGGCGGAGGCGCTGCGGCAGCGCCGCCCGGGCCTGCCGGTGCTGTACGTCTCGGGCTACGCCCGCGACACCATCGGCCCGAGGGAGCTGGCGGTGCCGCGCACCGCCTTCCTGCAGAAGCCCTTCTCCGCCGCGGCGCTGCTGGCGCAGGTGCGCGGGCTGCTCGACGCGCCCCGGGTCCCAGTCCGGGAGTAA
- the proB gene encoding glutamate 5-kinase yields MPRRSLARARRLVVKVGTGTLTDAAGRFDRENCARLAAELSAVAEGRTLVLVSSGAVALGAERLGLARLKGRPWDIATKQACAAVGQPHLMAAWGEAFGRHGRLVAQVLLTAEDLANRKRFLNARRTFQRLLERGVVPVVNENDTVAVDEIKVGDNDTLAALVAGCVEADLVAMLTDVEGLYDRDPRHKGALLQHDVARVTAEVERLAGGAGSERSTGGMATKVKAARRLGAQGVVTALLSGRRAGALPALLAGERLGTVFAPSAERLSGRDGWLTSAARGKGLILVDAGARRAIQEKGKSLLSPGVKGVVGQFGVGDPVELAVDPAHPFARGLAGYAADDVRRLAGKKTSEIEATLGFRYADEVIHRNDLVLLDEAVV; encoded by the coding sequence ATGCCCCGCCGCAGCCTCGCCCGCGCCCGCCGCCTCGTCGTCAAGGTGGGCACCGGCACCCTCACCGACGCCGCCGGCCGCTTCGACCGGGAGAACTGCGCCCGCCTGGCGGCCGAGCTCTCGGCCGTGGCCGAGGGGCGCACCCTGGTGCTGGTCTCCTCCGGCGCGGTGGCGCTGGGGGCGGAGCGGCTCGGGCTGGCGCGCCTCAAGGGCCGGCCCTGGGACATCGCCACCAAGCAGGCCTGCGCCGCGGTGGGCCAGCCGCACCTGATGGCGGCCTGGGGCGAGGCCTTCGGCCGGCACGGCCGCCTGGTGGCGCAGGTGCTCCTCACCGCCGAGGACCTGGCCAACCGCAAGCGCTTCCTCAACGCCCGCCGCACCTTCCAGCGCCTGCTGGAGCGCGGCGTGGTGCCGGTGGTGAACGAGAACGACACCGTGGCGGTGGACGAGATCAAGGTGGGCGACAACGACACCCTGGCGGCGCTGGTGGCCGGCTGCGTCGAGGCCGACCTGGTGGCCATGCTCACCGACGTGGAGGGGCTCTACGACCGCGACCCCCGCCACAAGGGAGCCCTCCTGCAGCACGACGTGGCGCGGGTCACCGCCGAGGTGGAGCGGCTGGCCGGCGGGGCCGGCAGCGAGCGCTCCACCGGAGGCATGGCCACCAAGGTGAAGGCGGCCCGGCGGCTGGGTGCCCAGGGGGTGGTCACGGCGCTCCTGTCCGGCCGGCGCGCCGGGGCGCTGCCGGCGCTGCTGGCCGGCGAGCGGCTCGGCACGGTCTTCGCCCCCTCGGCCGAGCGGCTCTCCGGGCGCGACGGCTGGCTCACCTCCGCGGCCCGCGGCAAGGGGCTGATCCTGGTGGACGCCGGGGCGCGCCGCGCCATCCAGGAGAAGGGCAAGAGCCTCCTGTCACCCGGGGTGAAGGGCGTGGTGGGCCAGTTCGGGGTGGGCGACCCGGTGGAGCTGGCGGTGGACCCGGCCCACCCCTTCGCCCGCGGGCTGGCCGGCTACGCGGCCGACGACGTGCGCCGCCTGGCCGGCAAGAAGACCTCCGAGATCGAGGCCACCCTGGGCTTCAGGTACGCCGACGAGGTGATCCACCGCAACGACCTCGTCCTCCTCGACGAGGCGGTGGTATGA
- a CDS encoding transposase: protein MTAPRQILPGRTYLVTRRCLLRHFFLRPSAVVNQVLAYVLALAAERYEVQVHAYCVLSNHLHLVVTDPHARLPAFQQFLCSFVARALNAHLGRWEYFWAPCTYSAVVLGSPEDVIAKAAYTLANPVAAGLVHAAHLWPGLWSAPDTIGTTIRVKRPDHFFDRAGLLPEHVDLELTVPTGFSSTEEFRDQLRAELSRQEEAARAEIPAFLGVTRVRTQSPFARPRPGEPRRRLSPRVAARDKWKRIELLQQLESFLSDYWEALRVWREGKVEPVFPAGTYLMRVAHGVACASA from the coding sequence ATGACCGCGCCACGGCAGATCCTCCCGGGTCGCACCTACCTCGTCACGCGCCGCTGCCTGCTCCGCCACTTCTTCCTCCGCCCCAGCGCGGTGGTCAACCAGGTCCTGGCCTACGTCCTTGCTCTTGCGGCCGAGCGCTACGAGGTCCAGGTCCACGCCTACTGCGTCCTCTCCAATCACCTCCACCTCGTCGTCACCGATCCCCACGCCCGCCTGCCCGCCTTCCAGCAGTTCCTCTGCTCCTTCGTGGCCCGCGCCCTCAACGCCCATCTCGGGCGCTGGGAGTACTTCTGGGCGCCCTGCACCTACAGCGCCGTGGTCCTCGGGTCACCCGAGGACGTCATCGCCAAGGCCGCGTACACCCTCGCAAACCCCGTCGCCGCCGGCCTGGTCCACGCTGCCCACCTCTGGCCGGGGCTCTGGTCGGCGCCGGACACCATCGGCACCACCATCCGGGTGAAGCGTCCGGACCACTTCTTCGACCGGGCGGGGCTCCTCCCCGAACACGTCGACCTCGAGCTCACGGTGCCGACCGGCTTCAGCTCGACCGAGGAGTTCCGCGACCAGCTGCGGGCGGAGCTCTCGCGGCAGGAGGAGGCGGCCCGCGCCGAGATCCCGGCCTTCCTCGGCGTGACCCGGGTGCGGACGCAGAGCCCCTTCGCCCGGCCGAGGCCCGGCGAGCCACGCCGCCGGCTCTCTCCCAGGGTGGCCGCGCGGGACAAGTGGAAGCGCATCGAGCTCCTCCAGCAGCTGGAGAGCTTCCTCAGCGACTACTGGGAGGCGCTCAGGGTCTGGCGCGAAGGCAAGGTGGAGCCCGTGTTCCCTGCCGGGACCTACCTGATGCGGGTCGCGCATGGCGTCGCCTGCGCTTCCGCCTAG
- a CDS encoding 6-phosphofructokinase gives MGPFSRRPIPGRLCARNQPTAAAQRARSPTVAYVNTKKGVIGILTGGGDVPGLNPAIRAVTLAARREGFEVIGFRRGWGGLIDMVRDAQYDNSDNFQVLTNEVVNRAGRTGGTFLHTSRTRPSHVKKSAVPDHLKDKYAADYNDLTPEVLANLGFLGVDYLIPIGGDDTLSYGVRLYQEGVKVVAIPKTMDNDVPGTDYCIGFSTCVTRTIEMTNRLRTSAGSHERFLVMEVFGRYAGYTALLPTMAGAANRCVIPEFKFDMERLTELMVEDRNRNPSKYSVALVSEGAMFTGGEMVFTDDAKDAYGHAKLGGIGDVVSAHLRDLSAKFTGGKKIEVINQKLGYLVRGGDPDAIDSIVPMAYGNLALDLILKRHHGRLVVLKNGRYDNVPVDVVTATKKMVNVKEHYSTDRYRPHYRSFEMKPLFLVTSES, from the coding sequence ATGGGTCCCTTCTCGCGGCGGCCGATCCCCGGCAGGCTGTGCGCCCGAAACCAACCGACCGCAGCGGCGCAGCGCGCCAGGAGCCCCACCGTGGCCTACGTCAACACCAAGAAGGGCGTCATCGGCATCCTCACCGGCGGAGGCGACGTCCCCGGCCTCAACCCGGCCATCCGCGCCGTCACCCTGGCGGCCCGCCGCGAGGGGTTCGAGGTGATCGGCTTCCGCCGCGGCTGGGGCGGCCTCATCGACATGGTCCGCGACGCCCAGTACGACAACAGCGACAACTTCCAGGTGCTCACCAACGAGGTGGTCAACCGGGCCGGCCGCACCGGCGGCACCTTCCTGCACACCTCGCGCACCCGCCCCAGCCACGTGAAGAAGTCGGCGGTGCCGGACCACCTCAAGGACAAGTACGCGGCCGACTACAACGACCTGACCCCCGAGGTGCTGGCCAACCTGGGCTTCCTGGGCGTGGACTACCTCATCCCCATCGGCGGCGACGACACGCTCTCCTACGGCGTGCGGCTCTACCAGGAGGGGGTCAAGGTGGTGGCCATCCCGAAGACCATGGACAACGACGTCCCGGGCACCGACTACTGCATCGGCTTCTCCACCTGCGTCACCCGCACCATCGAGATGACCAACCGCCTGCGCACCAGCGCCGGCTCCCACGAGCGCTTCCTGGTCATGGAGGTCTTCGGGCGCTACGCCGGCTACACCGCCCTCTTGCCCACCATGGCCGGCGCCGCCAACCGCTGCGTCATCCCCGAGTTCAAGTTCGACATGGAGCGGCTCACCGAGCTGATGGTGGAGGACCGCAACCGCAACCCCTCCAAGTACTCGGTGGCGCTGGTCTCCGAGGGGGCCATGTTCACCGGCGGCGAGATGGTCTTCACCGACGACGCCAAGGACGCCTACGGCCACGCCAAGCTGGGCGGCATCGGCGACGTGGTCTCGGCCCACCTGCGCGACCTCTCGGCCAAGTTCACCGGCGGCAAGAAGATCGAGGTCATCAACCAGAAGCTCGGCTACCTGGTGCGCGGCGGCGACCCGGACGCCATCGACTCCATCGTGCCCATGGCCTACGGCAACCTGGCGCTCGACCTGATCCTGAAGCGCCACCACGGCCGCCTGGTGGTCCTCAAGAACGGCCGCTACGACAACGTGCCGGTGGACGTGGTGACCGCCACCAAGAAGATGGTCAACGTCAAGGAGCACTACTCCACCGACCGCTACCGGCCGCACTACCGCAGCTTCGAGATGAAGCCGCTCTTCCTGGTGACCAGCGAGTCGTAG
- a CDS encoding hemerythrin family protein encodes MPLWDQTVETGARDLDEVHRELFDLLDLVLAATERGDLDRVRALLAGLRAETVDHFADEQGRLVERRDPLLAAHLEAHAAFLADLDLLAAELGRRGLSPLFRLWSSTRLVDWLRYHTRTLDRALASGAAPAAALTGGAWRPGDATA; translated from the coding sequence GTGCCACTCTGGGACCAGACCGTCGAGACGGGCGCGCGGGACCTCGACGAGGTCCACCGCGAGCTGTTCGACCTGCTCGACCTGGTGCTGGCGGCGACCGAGCGGGGCGACCTCGATCGCGTCCGGGCGCTGCTGGCCGGGCTGCGCGCCGAGACCGTCGACCACTTCGCCGACGAGCAGGGGCGGCTGGTCGAGCGCCGCGATCCGCTGCTGGCGGCCCACCTGGAAGCCCACGCGGCCTTCCTGGCCGACCTCGACCTGCTGGCCGCCGAGCTCGGCCGGCGCGGGCTCTCGCCGCTCTTCCGGCTCTGGTCCTCCACCCGGCTGGTGGACTGGCTCCGCTACCACACCCGGACGCTCGACCGGGCGCTGGCCTCGGGCGCCGCGCCGGCGGCGGCCCTCACCGGCGGTGCCTGGCGCCCGGGCGACGCGACGGCCTGA